The Passer domesticus isolate bPasDom1 chromosome 15, bPasDom1.hap1, whole genome shotgun sequence nucleotide sequence TTCTCTCCGGAGGACAACAGGGCAGCTTCCACCCCAGGACGTGGGGCAGTGTGAGGAGTTCCACAATTCCATATGGAATTTACTCCATGTAGTGGTTGTTGCTTCCCTGTAGAGGTCAGGAATGCAGCACAGAACATCTTACCCTTTTCCTGAAGTCTGCTGCAGACCCAGTGTGCCGTTCTCTGATTGCAAAACGCTCCCTAATAGCCTGAGAATGAATTAGGACAGACCAGTTGGCTCAATCatgccaggctggacagggcttggagcaacctgatctagtggaaggtgtccctagtTATGTCAGGGTGTAGAtctaggtgatctttaaggacccaatccaaaccattgtgtgattctatgattctgtgacagAGGATGGACTTCTAGCATGGCCTTGCCCCTCCGGTCATGCTCTGGCATCAGGAAGATGGAACCATGGCACATCAAAATTGcatggagagaggagaaatATTTATATCAGCTTTGGAAAACACACAAGGAATCAAGGGTGTCGTGATAACAAGTTTGCCGAGGCACCAGTGCAAGGCCAATTCTGAGTAGCTGGGTGATCCTTTACATACTGTGGTGAGTCCAGAGCTGATTTAGCTCTGGAGAAGCTGGGGGCCATCAAGCAGTCAGGTCTGGGGCAATGTcacatccctggaaatgtccaaggccaggttgggcagGGCTTGAAggaacctgggacagtggaaggtgtctctgaaATGGTCTTTACAGTCCTtcccaatccaaaccattccattaTTCCATTACAGGAATCTGTGAGAGCAGTGGAGCTCTCAGCACACCAGCAGATGCACAGCTCagcggggctgcaggggaatcacCCCTCCTCCCCACCTGTGTGTTTGGGTGGGGTCAGCACATGATGCCCCAGCGTTGGTGGGTCTGTATGGGGGCCTCACACAGTACTTAAAGACTTTGACACAGTTCTCCACTGTGTCTGCCACAAAGAGGTGCCCAGAGGAGGAGCAAGCCATGCCAGCAGGCCTCCGCAGCCCTGTGGACACCAGGCAGATGGGAGCTCCATGCTCTGGGAACAAGTGGACTGTGCGGTGTTGCTCATCTGCCACCAGGATGCTGCCATCCGTGTCCACACAGACCCCAGCAGGGTTGCCAAACTGGTGTCCATATTTGCTGCTGAGGGAGCAGAGGAGCTTACAGCTGCTCATGAAGACCTTGACGTCTCCACACTCCTCGCTCACCACAAAGCCTCCACTGGGCACCGGGCTGACATAGCGAGGTCCCTGCAGATTTGGGACAGTGTGGACATTGAGTGTCCTGAAGGCATGGTCCAGAGCAAAGCTGTGCACTTGGCCTTGTGCATAATCTGCTACCAGGATCTTGCCCATGGAGTCTACTCCAATGCCCCTGGGGGAACCGACAGTCCTGATCTTTATCCATTCCCCCTTGGAGAGGCTGGTGTGAGGGTTGAAGACCCAGATGGCTTCATTCACCATGTCAGCTACAGCCACCATTCCCATCCTAGTCACAGTCACATCTTCGGGCAAGAAAATGCTGCCTCCCTTGCCTGTTTGCTGGCAGGACAGGGTCTGCAGTGTGtggcctgtgctgctgagcacgTGGACCCAGGGAGCACTCTCAGCTGTCACGTAGATGGAGCCATCCAGGGAGCAATGGATTCCACTGACACCCCCATAGCGGCTGCCAGTGGGGTTGGGAATCTGCCGTACCAAGTCATCCTGGCAATAGTGGAGGAGGTTCTTGATGTTGTCCAG carries:
- the NHLRC4 gene encoding NHL-repeat-containing protein 4 encodes the protein MGMVAVADMVNEAIWVFNPHTSLSKGEWIKIRTVGSPRGIGVDSMGKILVADYAQGQVHSFALDHAFRTLNVHTVPNLQGPRYVSPVPSGGFVVSEECGDVKVFMSSCKLLCSLSSKYGHQFGNPAGVCVDTDGSILVADEQHRTVHLFPEHGAPICLVSTGLRRPAGMACSSSGHLFVADTVENCVKVFKYCVRPPYRPTNAGASCADPTQTHRWGGGVIPLQPR